The sequence tTGTCACAATTTATTCTTCTTCCTTAACTcgtcccaaagggagatcttagctAAGGTTGCATGAAGTTgctcaacaagattaggttccctGTGATAATTTTTCTTAAGATGACGAGGGGAGGAATGAATATGAGAAGAACATTAAAATCTTGTTTGTTAATTCTAGCATTATATGTGTGATGTGTTTTGTGACCAGAATTTCGTGTTAGTTTGCTTTCCATATCACTTCTTTCGTATATGTGTTTTGTAACCCTTAAGAAATAGCCAAGAGGTCTATTTAGTTTCATAGCATAAAAATAGCATTGACTTGATTAGGCTCTTTGATCTCCAAGGATTCCTGTTTATAAGGGTGAGCATCAAGGATAGTGCTAGTGGGTATCATATTCTATTTTTAAATAAACCAAAGATACtttctatttatttattctaattattATCATaccatattaaaataaaaaatagttgaaTAGTGTTAGTATCTTGAAAATTATTCTAAAAGTTGAATCAAATTGTTACATTAAGTCAAATATTAAACCATCTATTTATGCTACCAAAAATTAATAAAAGACAAGTTATGGAGAGAGACATGATAATAATATGTGAAATATAATTGAATATGTAtgttaacaaaaataaaataaaaatactatctatatattcaaaaaaaataaagttaaatGAACTTTCACATAAAGAAACTAACTTTAAAATAAAGCTTAagtaaatcaaataaaaaaatggatttccaaaagaataacaaataAAACTATATTTATATGCACTCAAAATAAAGTTTGGAtacatacaaaaaataaaattcatataaaaatttaAGGTAACTACATTACATAAAATTAAAATCTTagttaataatatatttataaagTATATTACTAATTAAAAATCACCTTCCAAGAAAACTAATTCACAAGAGAACATAAATCATACTATTACACCTCACTTCTTACTATCTCTGATTACACTTCTAAGCTTACCAACATCAAATAATAAAAGCATAAATGGTCAACacctaaaaaaaccctaaaacatAACACCTCTCAAGACAACATAAATCACGCTCCTCACCTCTTACTATGGGTAATGAAAGCATAACGGGTCAACATGAAAAAAATGCTTAAACATAACCACCTCCCAAAACAACATAAATCATTTTATTACACCTCACCTCTTACTATCCATAATGAAGGCATAACGGGTCAACATGAAAAAAACGCTTAAACATAACCACCTCCCAAAACAACATAAATCATTTTATTACACCTCACCTCTTACTATCCATAATGAAGGCATAAGTGGTCAACATGAAAAAacccataaaacttaaccacttcCCATGACAGAATAAATTAGGCTATTACACCTCACCTCATTCTATGCGTAATGAAAGCATAAGTGGTCAACatgaaaaaaaccctaaaactTAATCACCTACACCTCACCTCTTACTATCCATAATGAAAGGATAAGTGGTCAacatgaaaaaaatcctaaaacttAACCACCTTCCAAGACAACTATTACACTATGGTCAACatgacaaaaaccctaaaatgtaatcaCCTACACCTCACCTCTTACTATCTGTAATGAAAGGATAAGTGGACAACGTAAAAAAACCTTAAAACTTAACTACCTCCCAAGACAACATAAAACATAAATCACGCTATTACACCTCACCTCTAACTAATATCCAGGCTTTTATAGACCACCTCGCAAGACAAGATAAACCACACTATTACACCTCACCTCTTATTATCAATAATTACACCTCTAAACTTGACCTAtatcaaataataaaaattaaaacctAAAACTTAACAACCACCTCCCAAATGAAAAAACTAATCCCTAAACAGCATAAACAaaaaataccctatatataccaAATTACATAGCGAGTTTTCCCAACAGCATAAACAAAAATATCCCCTATCTATACCAAATCAATCGCTTCTTTAACATTCCCTTCGACACAGGCATGGCGGAGGATCCCACTGCAGCCATGGCGAAGGAATGTAAGGTGAGATTGAAGAGTTCGGATGACACTATTTTTGAGGTAGAGTATGCCGTAGCCATGCAGTCGCAGATGTTAAAGAACGCTCTGAGTGACACCGGCACGGACGGCACCGTGTCTTTGCACAACATTTCCAGTGAAATAATGGCGAAGGTGGCCGAGTACTGCGCATATCATGTAAATGCCGCCAACACCATCTCGGAGAAGGATGTGAAGATATGGGATCAGGAGTTCGTGAAGGACCTTGATCAAGCAACCCTTTTTAATCTCATCATGGCCACCCAGTACCTGGTTATACACAATCTTCAAGATTTAATATGCCAAACTGTAGCAGACAGGATTAAGGATAAAAGCGCAGAAGAGGTCAGAGAGATATTTAACATACAAAATGACTTGACtcctgaagaggaggaagaaatcaGGCATGAAAATCAATGGGCGTTTGAGGAAGAAGGCTGGCCTGAAATTCAGGAAGAAGTCAGGCGTGAAGGTTGAAAAGTACTTACGCTTTGTTGTCAAGTAACTTTATAATGAGTTTCTGTGCTTCAAGAAGTTATGGGTTTTATTTGATACTGGACTTAACCTGCTTTAGGCGATAAGCTGATTAGGGTTTGGATTGTTTTGAGCAGATAAACCTGAAATGCTACttgtcatttctttctttttttttttatataatttgaaattattaaatatcaatTGTTCTGATATTTTCTATCAAAAAACATTATTgattaatatttttgatattaattTAGTTAATGTGTTTatgttttaattgattaatttcttTTAGTTTTTAATAATGGTATAGACATATATTCACACATAATGATTGTTATTCTTTAATTTAAGAATGTTGGGTTTTATTTGGTATTGGTATTTTCATGTTCTATTGGACTTGGTATTGGTATTTTCTTGCTCTGCTCGACTCCGTATTGTTATTTTCCTGCAATTGTTGGACTTGATGCTGTTTTAGTTTTAAGTTGACAATATTTTAGGAAAAGAGACTAGGGCATGTTTTCTTTCAGTTGTTTTCTGACGATACATCAAATGCTACTTGCGGTTTTGTATGATACAATATTTGAAGAAAGGGGAGTGTATGTCTTTCCAGTatgttttcttttaattattttgtaTGATTAGTATTTTTTATATTAGTGTAGTTAATATGTCCATGTTTCTATTAATTGGTATTGTTTACTTTAATAATGTTGGGATTTATTTCAAAGTGGTATTTTCCTGTTGGACATAATAATGTATTAGGTCATAAGTTCACAATATTTTAGGAAAGAGACTATTGTATGTTTTCTTTCAAATGTTTTTAGAAGATGCATGTCAAATGCTAGATAATTGCTCTCAATTGCTCTAATATTTTTTGTTGATATTGGTATTTGACTCAGATGTATTTATTGATATTCTATAATCTAAGAATTTATGGGCTTTATTTGGTGCTAGTATTTGCATTTTCTATTGGACTTATGCTCTTGTATGTCATTAGTTGACAACActtaaaaaaaaagacaaagatatgttttctttcaatatttttgtgAAGATACATCTCAAatgctattttttattttcaatgctaatataatttaaaattactaGTATCAAGTGCACTATGATTGTATGTATTTGTTTTGTGAATATACATTTCAAACACTACTATTTGTTTCCAAAATTGATATAATTAATAATTACTAGTATCAACTAGGCTCATCTTCTATTTTGGAATCATTTTTTATTAggagaaaaataggttttgaaaccTTGTACAACATTTTTTGAAGGAACCTAGAACACCTGGAATTTACAAGAATCTAAAACACACTAGACAGAACAAAGATGCACTATCAACGAACCCACAACCATACAAACAGAAGCTAATCATGAAAGAACTAGCTGCAACAATCAATAAAGGCCTCCAATTGGCAACTCCAACCCACTTCCACAAAACTCCTCTCCACCTCAACAGAAGAGGATCCTACCTCAATAGGACCAATAGAGGAAGAAACCACCAAGAAGAAGTGTTTCACATGATCTAACCCCACCTCTAAGAAGCCAAAGAGAAGAGAAGCATTCACAAAGCCACTTTCAACCTCTCCCACATGGCGAACCACCCACTCCATAAGGAATGCCACCACCACAATAGGAATTACCAAAGAAAAAAAAGGCTTTAGCAAGAGCCAAACCCAATCCATAGCCATGAACCACACAAAGAAAGATCAAAAGAATTATAGATCGAACCCACATAGACACAATGGAAACCTGAAAGCAACATCATAGCAAGAGTAGTGCAAATTTCCAATAGACTAAGAGACAAGCCCTATGAATCACATAGAAAGACTCAAATACAACAAACAAAAACCAGAACCCAGCACAATTGCTACCTACAGAATGCTAAGATAGGAAATTACCAACTCTATGTACACCCATAAGAACAAAATCCAACCCAAACAATGTAAGAAAGGTCATCCTCAAAATGGTTCCAACATCAACAAACCCACCAATAGAAACCTAAATGACCACAACAACCAATGAACCACCAAATAGGACTGAATAAAAAGATAGCAACCATAGCAACCAATAAAAGGAAAAATCCCCAAAACCTTCCACAGCAACAACGTCCACCAAACTCATGGAAACAACCTTTGCAAAGACATAAAGCAAAGAAACCTaggaatcaaaaaagaaaaaatgactACCACGTCCACAACTAGATTGAGCCAACAGCAAAAGGAACCCACAGTCCTGTACACGAAAAAAAATAAAGAGAACCAAACATCTCACAAAGAGTGGTAGAGGCTAGTGTATGTTTTCTTTCAATTGTTGTTTGAAGATACATATCAAATTTTATTATGTTTTTCTACTGatataatttgaaattattttcttttacaaaTTTTATTGATTGAGATGTACtgatttatattgtttaatttaagtATTAATGGGTCTTACCtgatattggtattttcttgtccTACTTGACTTTATTTTATTCTAGATCATAAGTTGAAGATATTTTAGGAAAGGGATTAGTATGTGTTTTCTTTCACTTGTTTTGTGAATATACATTTTTCTCCAAAGTTGGTATTATTTGAAATTACTGGTATCAACTAAACTAATATTTTATTGATTAACATCTTTGATATTCATTTAGTTAACATGTCCATGCTTTTATTTATTAGTATTCTTTAATTTAAGATTACTATTAATGACTAAATTATTGGTTCAGATTTATTGATTGGTATTCTTTAATCTAGGAACTTACGGGTTTTACTTTATACTATTATTTCCCTTGACTAATCACTTAATATGGGTTTAGATCAATAGTTAATAtgtccatatttttattcaataaCCTTTCTTAGTTTTAAATATTTGCAAATGCATATATTCAAATGCATTGATTGGTGTTCTTTAATCTAAGTAGGCTGAAtcgataattttttattttagtttaacattattagtattattgtGATTGAGGTTTTGTATGAAtgcatatattattataattagaaGATAATTTTTTACTTATTAAAAAAGAATAGATAAAAATAGTAACTTTAAAAGGTTTAATCAAAACCTAAAGCAAcactaaatatttttaaaaatctgTTTTATTTCATATggtgaaaatcataaacaaatttTTTTGATTCTATTGTTAATTGATTACATTTCTTTAATCTAAATAGTTTATACTCAAGCTCCATCTTATTCTTATCAAGCTCATCTTCTTGTGTTTTCTCAATTTTCAAAATATTTGTGGTCTGAtagtgaagttgaaaggttcttagtGAGCCCACTAGGAATCAAGCCTTGATGAGTGcaagtctctcacatggatagggGATGAGTTTGGGATGTTTGTCACACTAATTTGGTGGAATGTATTCCCCTTAATCCTTAGCTCTTAGCTCAAGAGGTTCAACTACACCGTCAATTCCCTATCTAGTAGCTAAAATTAATTTATGGACAAAAGATACTGATACTGGTAAGCAATGTCATTTTAAGTgatatttgttttattttgttttgttattctATAATGAGGGGAGGCTACTATAAAAAATTGTAGATTGTTTTGTCAAAGCAATAAAGGATTGTGATTCATGCTTGTAAAATACATAGTGAACTTTCAAAAAAACATATTTCAGTTTTCTAAAAGtgatcacactctatagtttttaGGGATCTGTGGTATGTGTAGCTTGCCAAAAGCCATTCTTTCTAACAAGTAATCCAGTAATAAGTACATAACTATTGATTTTATATGTCAAATATTTTACTATCAAATAGCTACTTTCTAATTAGTTAAAATTTTGTGGAACCTCAATCTCATTAAAGAAGGGAAGAGTAGCATAGATTATATTTCTATAATTCATAAGGATGGTTGCTTTGCTTTTGGATTTTACGATGTGTTGCTTTTTGGATTTTACTATGTGTGACTTTGTTTGCATCGATATTTCAAATTACAATCTATTGCTAATCGTCCGATTAGATAGCTGTAGGAGATAATCAAGAAGAAAAAAGATAATGCTTAAATATTTTGAAACATCTTATCTATAGAAAACTAATATAAGTATCATTTAAAATTGTGATCATATAAATAATGAAAAAAGATGATTGATGCTCTTCTAGATGGAAACATCCTCTGCAAACCTCCTCAGCAGGGgtactttaaactgaattttgatggggcctctcatggtaaccctaggCCTGTTGGggtatgatcacaatgcaaattttattctagctaagtgtcatgctattggttttaaaactaacatttatgcagaatttcatgcatggaaatctctttgggaattaaggacttaataattgaaggtgattctatggtgattattcaatgtgttatgaaaaagaaatcaaattacaaaaattagaattgtttgaatatttcttgttatcccattgttatagagaagttatAAGATtacagattatttggcaaatttagccattaaTAGCAATGCTGacaggtgggttttgaggaaattccttctagggtatgggaaggtttgcagcaatagttatgtgatttttttttagtaatgttgatgtaaaattttaagatggtatttgatacaatagtgtttttccaaaggtcttttgatactttcttttttggcaggaaggtttttggctcatgggatttggcacatgGCTTTGGAAAATTCTATCTTCTTCCATTGAAAGAATCTATGGATTGTATGTGGTTTTGCACAGGGTTCATAAACTGATCTGCTAGATACTATAGgcttattttatgagctgtgactggaggttttcttccagGGTTCTTTcttctggtatgctctttgaatcttgtgttaaaacaagaaaaaataatattaataaaaaaatttagtgaaataatccactcttattgaaaaaaaaaaacaaaaactgattgatatataaatatagatatatagtAATGTAGAAAAAACTGATTCTAGGGATAAGCCCATGAATCCCAATTACAACACACCGATATACAATTTCAATTAAAATAACACAATtatatttcattcaatcaaatatctGTTACAATGTTATTTCTCACATTCAATCTTTTTCCCACCAGTATTTTCTCTCTGGGCAGAGTTTGTAACCTTTACATTGTTTCTGTTTATTCTAACTACTTCCCAGCTGTAGCTAGTCCTCCGTTCCAGCACTTACACATTCTTCTCTCTACAATATAAAGTAAATCTAGTGTTCTTAGCTAAATCTTGCCCCAAATTCCTCTTCCAAATTCACAACTCATTTGTGATATATGTGGTTTCTTACTTTCTTCTGAACCCAAAATGACGATTTCGAATCATAGGAATTGggatttatacttttttttttcttgacGCATTGTACTCCCCTGTCCTCAATGCATCCTCCCAACCATGCAATTTAAACTGAAAACGATTATTTGGTTTTAAATCTGCGTAATAAGAATTACTGGCACTTCCCAGCGTTGCCTGTTCCCTTAAATTTTTGCATTAATGTCTCATTTATTTCTTTATAACTTTATCATACCCACACTATACAAATCGACCCTTCTATTCTTCTTCAGCTAATGCTATAATTGTACCCCCAAAAAAGCATTGGTTAGAGACATATCTGAAAAGATATTTGTAAGAGAAACAAAAACGAGAATTTCTTGATGAACCTTCGACCGAAAACTTCTTTAAACAACAAATCTCAGAAAATGCTAGAAGAATTGAAATTCAGATACTTCTATATTTCCGTACAAGTTGCTAGAGATATTTGCGTGCTTCCTCCATCTGTTGAAAGGATTAAGAGTTTGCATTTCCATGACGACGAGTCAGGAGATGATGCAGCGAAGACAC is a genomic window of Cryptomeria japonica chromosome 7, Sugi_1.0, whole genome shotgun sequence containing:
- the LOC131039912 gene encoding SKP1-like protein 1A, which translates into the protein MAEDPTAAMAKECKVRLKSSDDTIFEVEYAVAMQSQMLKNALSDTGTDGTVSLHNISSEIMAKVAEYCAYHVNAANTISEKDVKIWDQEFVKDLDQATLFNLIMATQYLVIHNLQDLICQTVADRIKDKSAEEVREIFNIQNDLTPEEEEEIRHENQWAFEEEGWPEIQEEVRREG